The window GGCCACGGACGACGCCGCCGCCAGGGTGATGCCGGCCACCGCGGCCAGGGTGGTCGCGAACGCGGCACAGGCGACGAGCGCGAACAGCGGACTGTCGCGCGGTCCCGCGGCCGCCGGGTCCAGGGCGCCCGTCACCATGAGCAGGGCCGTGCCGCCGGCCGGGTCGGCGGCCCGCAGCAGGTCCCGGCCGACGAGGGCGGACGCCCCGAGTCCGACGACCACGATGCCCGCGCACAGCAGGGCGACCGGGGCCACGGCCCAGACGCCGGCCCGGCGCGCCGTCCGGGCGTCGCGGACCGGGTGGAGCCGCATCATGATGTGGGGCATGCAGGCCGCCCCGAGCACCAGGGTGATCTGGAAGCCGATCAGGTCGAGCCCGCCCGCGAGTCCGTGGCCGAACTGCAGTCCGGGGCGCGCGTAGTCGCCGCCGGCCTTGCTGCCCGCCCGGGCCGCGTCGAAGAGGGCGAACGGGGACCAGCCGAAGCGTGCGAGGACCAGTCCGGCGAGCAGGGTGACCGCGCCGAGGACGACGGCCACCTTGAGGATCTGGATGTAACCGGTGCCGCGCATGCCTCCGAAGGCCGAGTAGCAGACCATGAGCGCCCCACTGGCGACGGTGCAGCCGGTGAGCGCGCCGTCGGGCAGTCCGAACATGGCGGTCATGACGTGCCCGGCGGTGGTGAGCTGCACCAGCAGCAGGGGCGCGAGGACGACGAGGGTGGCAACCCCCAGGGCCCGGCGTACGGAACCGTCGCCGAGCCGGTCGGCGAGGAAGTCACCGAGCGTGAACACGCCTCTGCGGCGCAGGCGTTCGGCGAAGAGCCGCATGACCAGGGCCAGGGAGGCGACCGTCGCCAGGGCGAACAGCAGCCCGTCGAAGCCGGCGAGGGCGACGGAACCCGTGGTGGACAGGAGCGTGGCGGCGGAGACGTAGTCCCCGGCGATGGCCAGTCCCCCGCCGACGGGTCCGAGGGTGGACCCGCCGGCGTAGAAGTGGTCCGGGTCGTCCTGGTCCGCGGCGGCCAGCCCGCACAACAGCAGGGACACCGCGACGAATCCGAGGAAGATGACCACGGCCAGGGACCGCGCGTCGATCGCGCCGCTCACCGGTCTCGCTCCGCCGGCAGGGCTCTGTGTGCAGTGGAGGACATGCGCGCCATGGCAGCAGCCGGGTCACGCCCGGCACAGGGGGCGGGAGCGGGACGCGGCGCGGGTACAGCACCTGCGGTGGGGATCTGTGCGCCGGCACAGCCGGTGCGCGTACGGAACCGCCCTGCCTGCGGGTCGACTTGAGGCGTCACGACCTGGCGGCTCCGGGCGACGTGCCGGACCCGGGCCGCGCCCCGGTGCCGGACAGCGCGGCGGCCGCGCCCCCGTCGGGTGCGGCGCGACCGCCGCCCGCGGCGCCGCCCGGGGCGGGTTCAGTCCGCCAGCAGCCGCCGGGCGGCCAGCGCCAGCGAGACCTCGACCGCGTCCGTGGGCCGTGTCAGGCAACGCCCCGTCAGCTGCTCGAAGCGCCGGAGCCGGTTCAGCACGGTGTTGCGGTGGCAGTACAGCCGGGCACCCGCCCGCTGCGCGGATCCGTCCGCGTCGAGCCACGCCGTCAGCGTCTCGACGAGCACGTCGCGGTCCGCCGGGTCGAGCGCGTCCAGTTGCCCGAAGACGCGGTCGGCCAGGGCGGCTCCCAGGCCGGGGGACGACACGACGAGCGCGGTGGGCAGGTGCTCGTCCAGCAGGACGGTTCCGCCGGAGGCGGGGCAGGCCCGGAGCGCCGTCTCGGCGAGGGCCCGCGCGTCTCCGACGGACGCGAGTCCGTCGACGACGGAGCTTATGCCCACACGGGTTCCCGCGGGGGCCGCCAGTCCGGCGGCCAGCGAGGCGAGTTCGCCGTCGGCGTCGGAACGGGCGCGCACGCCGGGAGCGGCTGCCGGGGCGCAGCCCGCGGCCGCCGCCGCCCGGTCCACGCCGTCCTCGCCGCCCGGTGCGCCGGCGTCCGCGGCGGGCGCGCCCGTGCCGAGCGGGAGGACGGCCAGTTCCACGTCGCCCGCGGTGTGCCAGAGGGCCGGGACACCCTCGGCCAGCGTCAGCGGCGGGCGTCCCGCGCCGTGCGGGGTCCGGCGGGCGCCCGTCGCCGCGAGCACCGCGTACCGTCCCTGCACCGGCAGGCCCAGCATCGCCGCGGCGTCGGGCAGGTCGGCGATCCGGGCGGTGCCGTCCAGCAGGGCCGCCGTCATGAGGCGCTGCCGGTTCTCACGGCGCCAGGCCAGCCGCCGTTCGGCCTGCCGGTACGCCTCGGCGACGACCGCGCAGTGCTCGTCGACGAAGTTCCACACGTCCGCGGCGACATGGACGAGCAGGCGGGTGTCCTCGGGGTGACGCCGGGCGGTGTGGTCGACCAGGTCCTGCCAGACCATCGCTCCGCCCATCCGGAAGGCGTGCATGACCGCGTCGAGGGGTACGCCCTGCTCGGCCCGGCTCTCGCCGATCCACCGGGAGGTGCGGTGGGCGGCCTCCCTGAACTCCCGGGGCTGGACCAGGGAGGCGATGTTGTGGCGCAGTGAGTGGTGGACCTCCTGCCAGATCTCGGCGGGTTCGGTCTCCATCGCGGCGCGGTAGGCGGGCACCTGCTCCCGCAGCGCCTCGACCAGCCGGTCGGTGAGCTCCGGCAGCGCGTCCAGCAGCACGCGGGCCGCCCGGTGGAGCACCGCCACGGCCTCGCGGTCGGCCAGGGACCGGAAGCGGTGCGGCACGGGCGGGGCGGGGGGCGGTCCGTGCAGCGCCCTGATCCGTGAACGTACGACCTGCGGCATGGCGGCCTCCACCGGGAATCGGCCGGCTGCGGTTGGGCCGGCCCCGGTGTGTGCCCGGCCCCGGGCGGGCGGGCGCACACCGATCGATCCTGACGACCGCAGAATGGCATACCGCCCGGTCGGTACCTAGGGGTGTGCGCGGTTCTTCTCATCACGGTCCTGCAACCTCGCCCCGGACCCGCGGTCGAGCAGTCGCGCGAGCTCGGTCCGGGACCGTACCCCGAGCGCCGAGAACACGTTGCGGAGATGGTGGTCGACGGTCCTGGGGCTCACCGAGAGCCGCACGGCCACCTCGCGGTTGGTCGCCCCCTCGGCGACGCAGCGGGCGATCCGCTGCTGCTGCGGGGTCAGTCCGGCCAGCGGGCCCGGCCCGCCGCGGTCCGGGCCGTCCACCGCCTCCCCGGCGGCCCGCAGTTCACCGCTCGCGCGGTCCGCCCAGGCACGGGCCGAGCAGCGCTCGAAGCCCACCAGGGCATCGCGCAGGGGGCCGCGCGCCTCGCGGGTCCGGCGCAGCCGGCGCAGCAGCTGGCCGTGGAGCAGCCGGGTGCGGGCGCGCTCGAAGTCGCCGCCGGCCCGGTCGTGGTGGACCAGCGCCTCCTCGTAGCGCGCCGCGGCCTCCTCGGGGGGCGCCAGCAGGGCGCGGCAGCGCGCCAGCTGCGCCGGAACCTGCG is drawn from Streptomyces sp. NBC_00178 and contains these coding sequences:
- a CDS encoding sodium/solute symporter; the protein is MSGAIDARSLAVVIFLGFVAVSLLLCGLAAADQDDPDHFYAGGSTLGPVGGGLAIAGDYVSAATLLSTTGSVALAGFDGLLFALATVASLALVMRLFAERLRRRGVFTLGDFLADRLGDGSVRRALGVATLVVLAPLLLVQLTTAGHVMTAMFGLPDGALTGCTVASGALMVCYSAFGGMRGTGYIQILKVAVVLGAVTLLAGLVLARFGWSPFALFDAARAGSKAGGDYARPGLQFGHGLAGGLDLIGFQITLVLGAACMPHIMMRLHPVRDARTARRAGVWAVAPVALLCAGIVVVGLGASALVGRDLLRAADPAGGTALLMVTGALDPAAAGPRDSPLFALVACAAFATTLAAVAGITLAAASSVARDFTARRGAQGEGTASGREIRMARWAVAAIGALAVLLSAYTHDRNPQVLLSLSFAAAASILPPVLLYALFRPRFDARGVRWTVYGTLPLIVVLMVLSPAFSGTPVALFPEWDFDVFPLQTPGLVTVPAGFLLGLLGSGRGQDAADDEARHRHRTRRPPARARGGA
- a CDS encoding PucR family transcriptional regulator — translated: MPQVVRSRIRALHGPPPAPPVPHRFRSLADREAVAVLHRAARVLLDALPELTDRLVEALREQVPAYRAAMETEPAEIWQEVHHSLRHNIASLVQPREFREAAHRTSRWIGESRAEQGVPLDAVMHAFRMGGAMVWQDLVDHTARRHPEDTRLLVHVAADVWNFVDEHCAVVAEAYRQAERRLAWRRENRQRLMTAALLDGTARIADLPDAAAMLGLPVQGRYAVLAATGARRTPHGAGRPPLTLAEGVPALWHTAGDVELAVLPLGTGAPAADAGAPGGEDGVDRAAAAAGCAPAAAPGVRARSDADGELASLAAGLAAPAGTRVGISSVVDGLASVGDARALAETALRACPASGGTVLLDEHLPTALVVSSPGLGAALADRVFGQLDALDPADRDVLVETLTAWLDADGSAQRAGARLYCHRNTVLNRLRRFEQLTGRCLTRPTDAVEVSLALAARRLLAD